The Drosophila yakuba strain Tai18E2 chromosome X, Prin_Dyak_Tai18E2_2.1, whole genome shotgun sequence DNA segment GTCCTCCAAAAAGCCAAGAGTCCTCCAATCAGTTGGAATTTTTCAATGAATTAACAAATAGTTGAACTCCCAACTGAAACCGAGGCTGTCGTACCATTATTTTTTGAAGTTTCAACTTGAAAAGTGATAATCGCAGTGCTCCAATCAAACTGACATCTAAATCTGTGAAAATTACTGTGAAATCTATCTAGAGCGTAGCATTCAGTGTTTAATCAATGCACAATTTTGGGCCAAATGAAGCAATTTGCAGCGGGGTTTTTATGTCATAATACCAATGATTTTCCGCATTAACTACAGTTAATACTTTTGCCCATgcctccaaaaaaaaaacagaaaagaaagcAGGCTTTTAATGGCACCGGGcaatatacacacacattaaGCAGCTTATTATACACACAGCCGAGTGAGAGTGAGGGGGACGGAGAGATGCTGGGCGAAAGGAACAGCACGATAGCTCAGCTCTTAAGAACCTGAGCCCCGCGAACTCCCAATGCAGAGCGATACTATATTCCACATACATAGATCcctgtccgtgtccgtgttTGTGTCTATGTCCGTATCCAAAGCATACACACCAGCACACCCGGATTCTGTGGGCTCCTGTCCACAGGATACACTTTCCCCGCCGGAATGCGATGTGCGAAATGCCAAATACGGCTTTCAACTCAACTTTCAACCCCGAATCTCGCGAGGAGAGATGAGAGAAGAGAGAGGTCACTGGGTCGCTGGCGCTCCCATCCGGGATGCAGTGTCCGTAGCGAAAAGTATGGCCACGCCTCATTTGCCCATTTGtcaaatgcatttcaaatgcGTTCCACAAGGAAGAGAGAgggacagagagagagagagggagttagagagagagagggagagaggaAGAGTGTcagatacatttatatattagGATGCTCTCCAAGTCAAACAATAGTCGTTCTGTTGCattcgaaaatagaaaataaagcCTGCAAATTGCTTCATTTAGAGTTGCCGCAATACATAATTACGAACTGTGAAGTGAAATTGacggaaaaacagaaaaactgaTAAGTAGTTGAGGAATCGAGGTATCCGGCGCGAAGGACCAACCAAATCCTATCGCCCATCGATAGAAAATAAATCGGCAAGCAGATCGTCGACAAAAAGCCAGCACAACGGAGACCGAAACGGAAACGGAGACAATGGGCGGCGGTGAAGTGAAGGTCGCTACCGTCGACGTCGAGGGCGGGGACAACATGGCCACCTTGCCGGTGTCCCGCTCGCATACCGCCGGCAGCACCGACAGCGCCGAGAAGAACAACGCCGCCAACAAGGAGATGGAGCTGAAGAACGTCATGCCGCAGCCGCTGCAGAGGTGCGAAAAGCGGGTGGAAAAGCATGGAAAAGTTGTTTTGGGAATGTGCTCTGGATAGTTTGGGGGGAGACCATCTACTGACAAGGGACAAACTGATAAGTCCTATCACCCTGGTTTACTTATGTCGCGAAAGAAGTTCGTCAAACTGAAAGGCTTGCTGGATAGCATTTATTTCCTTTATAAACGCGTAGAAAGTCCTTTTAACCAGCACTTGATTATCAACCAAAGTGGTAAAAGGGGTAAAAGGGGTAACGCGgaattgatttcatttcatttacgCATTTACATGCCCACCGAACTTTGTATTAACGAATTTTGGGTATTAGCTTCGAGGCCATTCTGCAATTAGTATTTAGCTATTGGGCTAATTCCTGTGTATAACAGCTTCACCCAAAACACTTgagcacactcacacacccacacacacacacatagagatAGAAACGCACACCTTGTACATAGACAACTAGTATACACGGTCGTAGTATGCATAGTATATagggtatatgtatatatatataaccaaATGTGCAGTCCCAGTCGTAGAGCGCCGTCTCATTCTCTCATCGAGGTCCTTGCAAAgatttaggttttttttttgttgtatgcGCTTCCCGCCCCGCCCTTTTAACCGAACAccgcccacgcccaccgccccccaGGCTGTGTAAATCCATCCACTTAAGttagcatatatgtatgtttgtagtGTAACGAATTGGATAAACAATACTTAATTGACATCGAATCTTATAGGGTTTGCTACACGTTCAAGCCAAATCCAAATAAGTACAGTTTTATGCCAGCGAAAATAACGGTACAGGGCACATATGAAACCAATCCGATAACGGGACCCATCGAACTATGGTAATGTGACATGTGACATATGACCTATGTATGAAAACCATGACCTATCCCAATTGACCAAAGTGCTCCAGACCCCGCCGAACTTCCTCTGTTTCATATTCCTCACACTGCTTGGGATGATAGCTTCATATCAGATACTTTTATAAATCACAAGATACGGACGATTAAAGATATAAAATCATCCATCAGATTGGCGTACCTTTCGAATACTCGCTGCTACAATGGGGGGGGATGTGCATCACATGCAAATGGATGCTTAAGTGGGGTGGGAAAATGGGGGTGGTGTATTTAAAGCAGCAGCCACTAACTGGGTCACCAAATACGCAAACTGCTGTGGAAGGCACCGTGGGACGCAAGCGTAGCGTAGTCGTAGTCTCGATTGCAATTTATAGAACTTCAGTGGTATTTCTAATCAAAATCGCACATATAGCTTATATTTACAAGCACTAGTATGAGGTTTTTGTTGTACAAAGTTCTCAAGCTGTGGTAAAATGCCCACTGTGCAGGTCGGTGGCTAATCAAACATCAAATAGGGGCTAATGCACGGCGTTTATGTGCCTGAGATGTTGAGTGAAAATGCACTTGAGTTTTAGTTGCATGTCGGATACTTTCTCACACCcaaacagacacacacacacacacacaatgagCTACTGTCTCTGCAGAAGAACTCAAGCGAAGaggggaaaagtggaaaattagCAGCCAGCGCTGGAAGCGGCACAGTGGGTCAACTCGGGGGAGTTTTGGCACCGATTTCTGGCCAGATCTTGACACAGTTtccgcacactcacacacacacaatcacacaatcacacaatcacacaatcacacaatcacacaatcacacaatcacacacacacacacacacacaccatccGTATATACGCGCACCCCGATTTTACTCTTCTGTACATACAAAACTGAGTTGTGAAGAGCAACGTGAGAACTTCAGCGTACTGACCACCTCGCGGTATCCTTTCGCAGGACATCGCTGTTCATCGTGACCAGTCTGGTGTACGCGATCCTACTGATCGTCGTGTGCATTGCCTACGTAATCAGCGATGTAACCACCCACCGACTGCCGGTTTTGTACTACGAGACATTCTTCACATATCTGTACGGCGTCAGCATACTCTTCCTTCTCTACGTCTTCTGTTTCCTGCTGCAGGGTGAGTAAATTCGATTTGCCAGCTGAATTATTGGTCACCTGAATGTGTCTACAAGtaagcagtaaaaatagtCGTCTTGCGGTTGCACTTTATAGGAATTCCGCATCGAACAAAAACTGTTGCCTACTTCTAGGCGCCATTCTTGTGAATCTTATTATGtgttatatgtatgtaccttGTTTACTTTACCTCTTATCTTGTCCAACAGAGAGCTCTTGCTGCAATGGCGGCAATGGTGGCAGCAAACCGAAACCCCAGCCCAAGGAGAAGAAGTCGAAGAAAGCCAAAAATGCCGATCCGGCCGATTCGAAGGACGCGAAGGGCTCCAAGGACTCTGGCAAGGCAGCCAAGGGCGCCGCATATCAGGTGTGTATTTCACAGATCCCTTTAAGGTTTATATATTAAggattaaaaacaaaaaacggcCTCTTGAAACATGCGTAACCTAATTATGGGTTTCTTTCCccctctattattattatcgaAGCACACACTGGCCAAGTTTCTGGTTTGCTATCAGCCTTTTCTCTACTACTCATAAGTTAGCTACTGTTAGCTGCTTTTACAATACGCTTACAAGTCCCTTGCCATAGAAACGAAGTATAGACTAATAGATCTAAAGGCTTATTTTTGTTGCCAGCTAAGATATTTTCTATGACCCGTTCAACAATTGTAGTAGCAATGCTAATTATGGGAGCCAAGTGCTGAGGTCGCAGCAATTAGTTTAGCACCGAGGGCTGTCTGTTGTGCCCCACACATGTGTATACATATTATCTCTTGGTCCATTCGCATGTAGGAGGCACCTGTGGACGCCGAGGTGGCCGTCACCCCAAAGAATGTGCGCAAGCGCAAGACAACCCATAGTGATCTGACGCACGGCAGCTTCTTCCTGCGAGTGGGTGCCATTGGTGAGTGTGAAATTGGAGTAATCCCTGCATGGGGAGAACTATATCTAGCATATCTAACCACACATTGAATCCGTCTGTTTACAGCTTTCGGTTTGGGCGGCATGATCTACATTGGCCTGGAGTTTGGCTCGTTCTTTGAGATACCCTTCGATTCGCCGTGCCATCACATCCTGATCGGCGTGAATCCGCTGCTCCAGATGATCTTCACCTTCATGCAGATGTACTTCATATTCATGAATGCCCGGGTAAGTGCAAAGGCCATGCTGATGCTCTGTGTCCAACtctaaactaaaaaaaaaagaaactaaaactAAAGAACACTGTAAGCGTATGACTACTacctactactactactacctATACTACTTATACTACTGCTACCTACTGTTATTATCCACGGCTATTCTATACTCGTATGTTAAATGTAAAGCCATCATTAAGAACACGAATCCAACCAATCCAGCTCCTACTCAGAACCCCAGCGAGGTTAGTTGCTCcagtttccgtttccgtttccgtaGAACTCACTCAATGATTAGGTCGCGGCATTTTCAGTTAGGTcgcgtttccgtttccgttttcggttttggtttcggaTTCAGTTTAAGTTAAAGTTTGCCTTGATCGATCTCAATCCAAATCTCACCACGAACTTGTAATTGGCGTGCTAATTGGCAgttttcagttcagttttcaTCCATCCGCATCTGGTAACTGCAAtctgcattctgcattctgcATTCAGCATTTGCAACTGCATCCATCGCCGATCACATCATCTGCCATATCCACTCGCTTGCTTCTCTCAATCGCTAAAAACGAACATTGGAAGAGCGCCACAGACAACAGACAATCCGATATCAAATGCCATTGGGCATACACACAAAGTAATCAATACccttatattttcaaataccCAGCACCACACACGCATTTCAAgcaatcaaaatgaaataaatcaGCCAGCCAAACAGCTCATTCATACAAtcattcatatttataattcatattcatattcatattcattcatACATGCATACTCATCCAAACCACGTGCATATTCAttcttttaaacaaatttcgaAATTTTGCTACGTAGTTATTTAATGAACCATTTTTGTGTACATAATCCCACAACTCCGCCCCATTCGCGCGATCGCAGACTAGGCCGCCATTTCAGGTACGATATGCAACTCATTTTCTACTCTACTCTCTACTAGTCTACTCTACGCCACTCCACTGTACTCACCACCTAAAAACTAAACCCGTACCTGTACCTGTACCTGTACATCTGCCCCCCATCAAACACTCATTTTGCCCACCTAACTGCTACCTCTCCAATATGTATGCCTACGATTTATACACATGatatatcatatcatatctGATAACCATATGATAACCACAAGTCTAGTCAAGCTACTGTATCTTTAAGATACGTCCTGTGCGGcagtttggtttttgttgcgCCCACTGTCGCTGCAGAGGGGATATGcctatatactatatatagtaGAGTACccatatattaataaaatatattatttggGACTCAAAGATTTCAATATGTATAGCTTCTTGCATTATTGGCGCGACTAATGAGCAAAGAAGGGAGACCTTAGCAACGAAcgttcattttatttgttttcactgtattttcatttctcatatatatttatagtaaatatgtacatattataTTAAAGTGGAACCCCCTGCAGAGCCAGTGGCTTGCAGCTCCTTGCAAAGGAGCTGCGTTTTGCCCGAAATCTAATCTCTAATCTCTATAATCTCTATATAAGTAATCAATGTAACCAACTTGATCGCCGTGAGACTCTCCGCCGTACTCAAGCGCACCGCGCAcacctctctctctctctctctccctctctctatctatctctatctctttctGTGGGATACTGGATCTCCAGCTGAACATCCACCGCTTCAAGGTGATCGCCCGCTTTGGCTTGATGCACGTGGTGGCCACCAACATTTGCGTGTGGATCCGCACGCTGGTTAAGGAGTCGCTGCTGGAGATCACGATCTATCATCAGAAGAACGAGCCGGAGGCCGGCGCCTCCTCCATAGCACACTCCATCCGGCAGCATGCACTGCGGCACGCGGGCACCGTGCTGCGCACCCATGCGGGACCCAACAGCGAGTTCGAGGTGCTCGATGGCGAGGACATACTGCCCAAGGATGTGTACAAGAGCGACAATGTGCTGTCCAAGCTGGTGCGCAATACCGTCGATGGTATTTCGAAGAGCCTGGGCATGGGCGGTGACCAGTCGATTGCCAGCACCACTGGCGGCATCAGCACCACGACGACGACCACGACAAGGGCACCGTTCACCACACCGAACTACCAATGGCACAGCACTACTATGGCCCGCAAGCTGAAGAAGTTTATCACCAGCGCCACCACCGCGGCCACAACGGCGgcgggcagcagcagcacagccagcagcaccaccataTCACCGACCATCAGTAGCACCACCATTCCGTCGACCACCATCAGTAGCACCACCATCACATCGAGCCCCACCTTCAGTCCATTTAGCccatccaccaccaccaccaccaccaccaccaccaccgctgCCGCCCTGAATCTCGAGACCAGCGGCAGTGAATCGCCCTTCGGCGGCCTGCAGCGCATCCTCTCCAGCGCTGCGCCGCCGAGCCTGGCGCCAGTCGATGGGTTCGGTTCCGCTTCCGCTGCCACGCCAGTGGCCAGTGCCGGTTCCTTCGTAGACAACTTCCTGGCCAGCACACTGAGCCCGGCCAGCAGCACCGAGGGCTCGGCCAGCATCATGAACAACCTCTTCGGCCAGGGACCCATGGAGAACAGCTTCCAGACGTACAGCGATCTCGGCCACGAGGAGGCCACCGGTCTGGTGAGCTTCGAGAATCTGGAGAGCCTAGACAACATATACCCGGCGGCGTTGTCCTCCAATATCGGCACACTCAACTCCACCGCCTGCGGCCGCATCGACATAATGGGCACCATTGTCTACGATTCGGCGCCCTACCTCTATCCGTTCATCATCGAGTATTCGCTGATCGGGGCGGTGGTGTTGTATGTCATGTGGAAGCACATCGGCCGCTATCCGGGCCGCATGAACGACGAGGATCTGGAGCATCGACTGGAGGTGATGCTATCGCGGCGAGCGGTGGCCATGGCGCAGCAGGCGCGATCCGGACGCGTCGACTGCGTCGGTTCGTCGAAGGGCCTATTCTTTGGGCTACTGCTGCTGGTCGGGGCTCTCATCTGCCTGATACTCTTCTTCGTCTTGGTGCGCCATCAGCAGTTCTCGCTGTTGGCCATTTACCTCGCCGACGCCAGCCACTGCATCCTGATGGCCTTCGCCATACTGGCCATTATTGTGGGATTCATCAGGTCTGGACGAGGAGTGCGGGGAGTGTCGGGAGCAGACTGCACAGAGCAAATGTATCTCACACCTATCCTTTTAACTTTACCTAATGCCACATTGATACTGAAGGATAGCATCTTAACCCTTTGAATGACTCTGAACCATTTCTCTGTGCAGTTCCCGCATTTCCGTATAGTTCAAAAACTAATCTTCTTCTCATTTTTCCCATcccaacaacaaaataaaggGTCAAGAACCTGAAGTTCCGCTGCGAGGAGCAGTCGAACCTGAACGACATCTTGCTGCGCATCTCGGCCTTCGGCCTGTTCACCTACTCCGTGTTCAGCATCATTGCCGGCAGCTTGAAGGTGCTGGAGAGCGAGCCCAGCCTGCTGGTGACGACCACCGGCGGCGTGGCCGTCTTCCAGGTGatcctgcagctgctgttcaTCGCGGACGTATCCCGCCGCCGCGTCCACCTGCCGGAGCACGATCGGAGCAAGCCGGGCCGCCAGATTGTCACGTTCCTTCTCATCTGCAACGTGGCCATGTTCGCCATCTACACATTCGAAGCTCAAAAAGTATTCGCCAATCCTGTAAGTAGATATGTACGTAAGCGAGACTGAGTTAAGTAAGACGATTAACGTTCTCGTTCTCTACTCGTTATTCGATTGTTATTCGATTTGTGTGCTTTGCATGGGCATTTCTTTCTAGTATTCATTCTAGTTTATTGAGAACAAGAACACCAAAAActatagcatactttttgaCGCCTGCAATGCGTTCACTAACACACAGACAATACTTTCATAGATTTTAAACAGCTTTTTGTCTTGCcgtgttgtgtgttgtgtgttgtcCTGCATGTCGTTGTTGTTTAAGCCAGGTGGCCCGATTTTGGAGCCAACTATTAACGCCTTTACCGCACATACTATGCCCACAGGTTCAGCTGGAGTTCTATGGCTTTGTGCCCTGGTCGATCATCCAGCGCATCACACTGCCGCTGTGCATCTTCCATCGATTCCACAGCGCCGTGACACTCGCCGAGATCTGGAAGACCACCTACAAGGCACGCCTGGAGTAAGGCGTTGGCGATAGCGATGGCTGGTTCCCGATGGTACCCGATGTCTATATAGGCCGATGATGGGTGGGAGTTATAAAAATGcaccaaaaaccgaaatgtAGCGAGCCCAGAACGCAAAAGTGAAGCAGTTAGGTTCTAATTACGTACTAAACATATATGCATactacatataatatatacattagTGCAGAATATGTACGAGAGCATATTatgagttttttgtttaaggAAACCAAAGCGTAACGAAATGAGTAACGAAACGAACGAACCAATCGGACCAAACTGCGCGATTAACAATTAACGATTGCCAACCGATAACGATTGCAGGTCGCTTCTTCATTTCCCCCACCCcacttttcttctttttttttatttttgtttactttgttaACTCGTGGAGAACTTAAGAACCTAAGAACTAAGTCATAGCGTTTACAATTGAACCGAGAACCTAGAGAACCGATAACCACGGCACATGTTTTTAATCTGAGTTAcgtatttaatttagtttagtttagttttggtCTCTAACACGCTGCAATATCTTGTTACTAAATCGAAACTACAagttaatattaatttcatgATTGTTTAACCATTATCAGCTTCGGcaaccgaaaccaaaaaccaaaaaaaaaaaaaacgaaatcgaTTAAAAATTCACATTACAAATAAGATGGAAATTATTCTgaaaacacataaaaaaaaatggttgtTTACTTTTCGCGTGTTTTTCGCGACTGCGAATGAGGGAAATTCCCGTGACTATACACTGAAACACAAAACAGGGACACTCAATGCAATGCCATGAAGAACGCGGCCacaggaaacggaaacgaaacGGTAAATGTAACAAAGcccggaaacggaaacgaaaTTCGATCTGATCAGACTTTTCCACCAAtcgagaacaacaacaacagtaacagccgaacaacaacaaactgtGATGAATTCATATGATTTACTGGTATAATTTGCTACTCCATTACATTTCCCGATTTTCCAATTTCCCGATTTTATTTAACCATTAagcattttcgtttttattctCAGCCACAAGTCACTAACTGAGTTGACACAACTTTTGTAAGAATTTAGAAACAATGGCGCTAAGACAACTTCATGGCCAATTGTAAAAACAAATTGCCCGAAACACCataactaaaaacaaaatcatacatattaaaaaaacacaaaaaccagagaaaacaaagaaaattgtGGCTTTTAATGgccagaaaaacaaaaaaaccaaaacaagaaaaaccaaaaaaaaaaaacatttttaatatacattatataaaagtttataaatgTCCATTTTTTGATTATTAGTAGTGatgttaaaagaaaaacataattaacggtaaaaataataatatgtatgtatgttataGCAGAGAATCGGataaaccaaaccaaaccaaaaaaaaacacaacttCTTAAGcaacactcgaaaaaaaaagagaaattgcGAAGCAAACGAAAATCTTTCCAAGTGAATCCCCGcatttatgaatgaaaattttagctAAAGCGATATGGAAAATGAAGAGGAGTCATTCTGCCGATGAGATGACCGGAAAAACAAGCGTATAGGAACGGAAAAACCATTGACAAGCATcaaattgtttacaatttacaatgTTAAAAAGGAAACGAACATTTTGAAAGATATATATGCCACgtatatctataaatatatgtatactaaCCCACCAAATTCAAAGTATTTCAACGTTTTATACAAGGAGACGATGCGCAAGACAAGAGATCGGACCCCTTCTGGAATCCAAATGCCCAGAGAATTCCTCTCCATAAAACCAAATCACTCATCcacatttccattcccataTCCATACCCACACCCATATCCATACGCATAACCATTTCCATACCCGATTCCCATTCGAAATACAGCTGCAACTCGAGTCAGAAGGCATCAGTTCGCTAAAGACCAAAGAAGATTAATGATTAATTGAGAATCCGATTATAATCTGTAATCATAATCCAGTCTACAAGTCTATATAATGCATGTTAACTGTAGGCGCGGGGAGTTCAACAAGAATACGTATTCAATACTCGTAATCCAATCAAATGTAATGTGGTAGCAAGCTAGGTAAACCAAGCCAAAAATCGAACAAACCATAAGTAGTTCAGCACTCGCTCAGTCACCCACGCGGATCTACATctggatcaggatcaggatcaggatcgTAGGATCCGTATCCGGGGAATCATATATCCAAAGTTTGCGAATCAAATTCAGTTTGAAACTTGTACTTGCGTAGGCTCTTAGAAATTGTACTTGAATGCATACGCTACATAAatcacatacatatatatatatttaactatgcatatatatatataaatatttatatatatatataaataaatttaattgttttttccTTAACATTTAGTTAAACGTAAGATTGAATCATATTTTATGCCGTACAACCGAACAGAAAAGTGTGAGCAGAaagaaatgtttattaaatgtttcaaCTAAGTTGTATAATTATAAGTGAGAGTTTACATAATGGAattatgtatctgtatctaagCAAGAGCAAAACACTGACAACATTTTAGGGCAACAACAGCGTCCAAGAAAAACGAGTTGGGAATTCGAGTAACGTTCAAATTGAAACTCAATTgacagaaaatgaaaattcagACAGAAACTTAACGCACAAGAACAAACAAGAAGAAACATGAACAAACAAGATCAACACCAAAGCAGCAGCTAAATCCCATGAAATATACAAAACTTAATGAACGGAAACAAAAACATGAACAACTTATATACTCGTAGGTATATAGACAATTTCAATAactgataaatatatatatatatatatacaaagtgaaaaccaaaaccaaaaaccaaaagtaaAAGGCAAATCAGCAAAATTTACATGCATTTCAAATACATTTCCCATAACCGCATCAACTAAACAATGAAATCAAGTAAAGCAACAATTACAAACGAAAGTTAAAGTGGATAAAACGATTCGACGAATGCGAatgaatattataaattataaataatggATGTGCGAACGCAAATGCTCAGCAACAAGAAACAAGaacaaattcaaacaaaaattgtaagCCATTTTTTAATCATTGTCGCATTTAAGAAAcgataacaaaaaaaaaaaacgaacacAAAATTCAACCGCGATTCATTTTTTTCAACAACACTCAACAAATACTCATACACACACCCGAACACACATCCACCACATTCACAGTGACATTCACTCAATACTGAGCTCATTGCATAACgaatacaaattgaaatacaaacaTTGAGTAAAAATTTGATGGTAAACGAAGTAAAGATGACATACaagtaattttaaattgaataaaaattagtattaaatatgtacaacAAACTTCAAGGCTGTTTTATTTGCGGGCAACAGTCAAAAGCAGATTAAATCAAACTTACAACTAGTAACTACAATTACTCGACCTACGGGCTAAAAGGCTGGACTGGCCACATTCAGATTGATCTGGAAGCTGGCCCAGCGGTAGTCGCGGCTATCCGGATCGCGCAACAGGCACATCAGCGGCGGCTGCCTGCGGTTACCCTTGCATTTTGGGAGCTCCCCGATGAGCTGCTGCAGGCCGGCGGGTGTCACATAGCCAACTGCACAGACGAGTGCCTCCGTGAAGCTGAAGCCGGCCGTGCTCACGTAACCGAAGACCTGGCGACTGCACTGGCGACGCACACTGTCCCGCATCTCCGCCGGATTGGTGGGCAGCCACAGGCGGCACATCTCCTGCAGCTGGGCGCGTACGAGATGAGCCGTGTTCGCCGGCCGTATGTGGACACGTTTGGTGGCAGTCTCCTGAAGGCGCCGCTTCTCGCGCACCCTCCGCGACCGCAAtcgcttcagcttcagcttgtGACTCTGGCGTAGATCCTTGCGCGGCTGTTCATTCAGGTCCGGCTGCGGTGGCTCCACGTGAACGGGGGCCTGGACGTTGTGCTTCATCTGCCTCCAGCGCTGCTTGTGATCCGCCGCCGTGGGCAGGCAAATCAGGGCGTTGTCCTTCACATGGCCGCGGGATAGCAATTGAAGTTGAATCTGGATGATGGCGTCCTCGGGAAGAGTCTGTGGCAGTGGGCTACGATGTCGAATGCATTCGGAaatctcctccagctgctggcgATGCCGCAGCACATAGAACGACGATCCCTCGCTCGCTGGACTGAACGAGGCACGCCAGTCGCGCACTAGATGCTTCCAGGGAGCACTGAACGGACTGACCACGGCCAGTTTTCGGTAGTTGGTGCGCTTGTTGGGCGGCATGCGGAAGTAGCGGGCGCGGAGCTCATCCGCCGAAGCAGCAGCTTTTTGAACTCCTAAACGGAGCAACATTGAGATGATTAGGGGGAGATGGAATATAGGAGTGTGACCCACTTACCAGCTAATGTATCAGGCAAATGTATCTCGGCGCCCGACTCCCTAGCCACCGAATCCAGTTCTCGCAGTCCGCCTGGCCTGGCGCCCCACATGGTGAGTGTGAGCCAGAGGGCCATGCCGTATCCGGCCGGAGCAATCACATCCCAGCCGCAGCCGTAGGCCAATCTCTTGTATCTGGGGTCCTGAGATCCTGGTCGTTGAATAAGAATTACGGGAAGCGCCTGCATTTGCTGCTCGAAGGCACATGGAGCTCCTGGCACCACGGCATGTTGTTGCCGCAGCTGGTCGTATTTGTGCGTTGACATGATGCCCTTGGCCAG contains these protein-coding regions:
- the LOC6524130 gene encoding proton channel OtopLc isoform X6; its protein translation is MQRCPYIHEMRERLLDQPRETLQLENMERANLLDNRQSASESNQLQGDGYHTSPAHQRTPLVPHDLGEDFNLDFDDDFPIDARRPKNAKVCYTFKPNPNKYSFMPAKITVQGTYETNPITGPIELWTSLFIVTSLVYAILLIVVCIAYVISDVTTHRLPVLYYETFFTYLYGVSILFLLYVFCFLLQESSCCNGGNGGSKPKPQPKEKKSKKAKNADPADSKDAKGSKDSGKAAKGAAYQHTLAKFLEAPVDAEVAVTPKNVRKRKTTHSDLTHGSFFLRVGAIAFGLGGMIYIGLEFGSFFEIPFDSPCHHILIGVNPLLQMIFTFMQMYFIFMNARLNIHRFKVIARFGLMHVVATNICVWIRTLVKESLLEITIYHQKNEPEAGASSIAHSIRQHALRHAGTVLRTHAGPNSEFEVLDGEDILPKDVYKSDNVLSKLVRNTVDGISKSLGMGGDQSIASTTGGISTTTTTTTRAPFTTPNYQWHSTTMARKLKKFITSATTAATTAAGSSSTASSTTISPTISSTTIPSTTISSTTITSSPTFSPFSPSTTTTTTTTTTAAALNLETSGSESPFGGLQRILSSAAPPSLAPVDGFGSASAATPVASAGSFVDNFLASTLSPASSTEGSASIMNNLFGQGPMENSFQTYSDLGHEEATGLVSFENLESLDNIYPAALSSNIGTLNSTACGRIDIMGTIVYDSAPYLYPFIIEYSLIGAVVLYVMWKHIGRYPGRMNDEDLEHRLEVMLSRRAVAMAQQARSGRVDCVGSSKGLFFGLLLLVGALICLILFFVLVRHQQFSLLAIYLADASHCILMAFAILAIIVGFIRVKNLKFRCEEQSNLNDILLRISAFGLFTYSVFSIIAGSLKVLESEPSLLVTTTGGVAVFQVILQLLFIADVSRRRVHLPEHDRSKPGRQIVTFLLICNVAMFAIYTFEAQKVFANPVQLEFYGFVPWSIIQRITLPLCIFHRFHSAVTLAEIWKTTYKARLE
- the LOC6524130 gene encoding proton channel OtopLc isoform X5 — encoded protein: MQRCPYIHEMRERLLDQPRETLQLENMERANLLDNRQSASESNQVGTVVKLQGDGYHTSPAHQRTPLVPHDLGEDFNLDFDDDFPIDARRPKNAKVCYTFKPNPNKYSFMPAKITVQGTYETNPITGPIELWTSLFIVTSLVYAILLIVVCIAYVISDVTTHRLPVLYYETFFTYLYGVSILFLLYVFCFLLQESSCCNGGNGGSKPKPQPKEKKSKKAKNADPADSKDAKGSKDSGKAAKGAAYQHTLAKFLEAPVDAEVAVTPKNVRKRKTTHSDLTHGSFFLRVGAIAFGLGGMIYIGLEFGSFFEIPFDSPCHHILIGVNPLLQMIFTFMQMYFIFMNARLNIHRFKVIARFGLMHVVATNICVWIRTLVKESLLEITIYHQKNEPEAGASSIAHSIRQHALRHAGTVLRTHAGPNSEFEVLDGEDILPKDVYKSDNVLSKLVRNTVDGISKSLGMGGDQSIASTTGGISTTTTTTTRAPFTTPNYQWHSTTMARKLKKFITSATTAATTAAGSSSTASSTTISPTISSTTIPSTTISSTTITSSPTFSPFSPSTTTTTTTTTTAAALNLETSGSESPFGGLQRILSSAAPPSLAPVDGFGSASAATPVASAGSFVDNFLASTLSPASSTEGSASIMNNLFGQGPMENSFQTYSDLGHEEATGLVSFENLESLDNIYPAALSSNIGTLNSTACGRIDIMGTIVYDSAPYLYPFIIEYSLIGAVVLYVMWKHIGRYPGRMNDEDLEHRLEVMLSRRAVAMAQQARSGRVDCVGSSKGLFFGLLLLVGALICLILFFVLVRHQQFSLLAIYLADASHCILMAFAILAIIVGFIRVKNLKFRCEEQSNLNDILLRISAFGLFTYSVFSIIAGSLKVLESEPSLLVTTTGGVAVFQVILQLLFIADVSRRRVHLPEHDRSKPGRQIVTFLLICNVAMFAIYTFEAQKVFANPVSRYVQLEFYGFVPWSIIQRITLPLCIFHRFHSAVTLAEIWKTTYKARLE